From one Bombus affinis isolate iyBomAffi1 chromosome 9, iyBomAffi1.2, whole genome shotgun sequence genomic stretch:
- the LOC126919927 gene encoding protein kinase C-binding protein 1 isoform X1, with protein sequence MTSVEAQKDLTGSSHLQNSITNESQEENSQSTNVQKGHNLIDNINKETNKVAIADTKDDIKDAQDITNSDQKESKNEEVIILENIKKEVKCNINKIERRQNTGKLDTISSVSDNDFKSSKNENVKETVFKSGNNLKRTRRNVSTQETDVSPDENNLRNKRKKRNTNDKFCWRCHKESVEAHCSACPRSWHRKCIGMQQSIIQNWICGECAAILQAENAETRSTAMAQLSVDQLCLLLKHVVDRMREYPGSEPFWKPVELSEAPNYLDYVVKPMDLSLLESNVRAKLYGSTDAFMADAKWIQHNCIVFNTCGGVYTDTSKLTNAAKQIIKLARQEVSEIEACPDCYAHGRNLPRPQPAWFIEPCRRPHPLVWAKLKGFPFWPAKAMPRINSQGFIDVRFFGEHDRAWVPPRDLYLYSENPPAPLPRKRKLDMVECVKEITRHCRKLELAFGQFTFAPPKVQYNPHDPMQIKLLLPNYDPLHSNNCTSPQLLLPKKTPLLKKRIHVKNNLQTNTEKADNSDTENKISNEFNVTNKGSKIENKSFKAVQESDNFQKTETVTITSNNLNEPRERKRKVNVQPEKNMSKFKVVMKEDINTPSTSKTNTNSANDEKCVSNPVKYDAKAPNSIMLKQDINPENATNNNAKSLENSLQQEIKSPKKHIAKDIHISKKRIPFKVNVIKRSVSQNVNLQKNNCRNHENTEKVYKPKTRIVDKINAEKALKIITTEQNQNMVESTILIKRQNDSMTLKEGSKSDNNSNLTASSILVQTNKTSLDVDINDDIDINRKNATDQPVGLLFVANDDKSNITKKCTEETTENEKKSDISAHVQQISRDSLRAKDQQVKENRAKKSFPNKPRNYPQHIPRSSTNTLSSPIESTVHTPTHQTENCVEYQMLPPEAGPISARLYHDAQDLATKMAKLMEEAYKEAAHENQNCENRNMSENHQASVHFLRLQIERMRWQHQQQLTELKHNTDRILREMKASLEAERLRAVEETRREAEEGMLRCIEEIKRKQWCAMCGREALFYCCWNTAYCDYPCQQSHWSVHMRTCAQQPSFTTIISSTANSNQQQNHNIKINRLTNKTYELPYDKQNEIS encoded by the exons ATGACATCGGTGGAGGCGCAGAAAGATCTTACAGGTTCCTCGCATCTACAAAATTCAATTACAAATGAATCACAAGAAGAAAATTCACAATCAACAAATGTCCAAAAAGGACATAATCTAATTGATAACATTAACAAGGAAACAAATAAAGTTGCCATTGCAGATACAAAGGACGACATTAAAGATGCACAGGATATTACAAATTCTGATCAAAAGGAAAGTAAAAATGAGGAAGTGATCATTTTAGAAAACATTAAGAAAGAagtaaaatgtaatataaataaaatagaacgtAGGCAGAATACAGGGAAGTTGGATACAATTTCTTCTGTTTCTGACAATGACTTTAAGTCAAgtaaaaatgaaaatgtaaaagAAACTGTGTTTAAAAGtggaaataatttaaaaaggACACGACGAAATGTTAG TACACAAGAGACGGATGTTTCTCCagacgaaaataatttgagaaACAAGCGAAAAAAGAGGAATACAAATGATAAATTCTGTTGGCGATGTCACAAGGAATCTGTAGAAGCACATTGCAGTGCTTGCCCTAGATCATGGCATCGAAAATGTATAGGAATGCAACAGTCGATTATTCAAAATTGGATATGTGGGGAATGTGCAGCTATTTTACAGGCAGAAAATGCAGAAACACGTTCTACAGCTATGGCACAACTATCTGTTGACCAATTATGTTTATTACTGAAACATGTAGTCGACAGAATGAGAGAATATCCTGGT TCAGAACCATTTTGGAAACCAGTGGAACTTTCTGAGGCTCCAAATTATTTAGATTATGTGGTAAAGCCAATGGATCTGAGCCTTTTAGAATCGAATGTTCGGGCCAAATTATATGGTAGTACAGACGCATTCATGGCTGATGCCAAATGGATACAACACAACTGTATTGTATTCAACACAT gTGGTGGTGTATACACAGATACATCTAAATTAACGAATGCCGCGAAACAGATTATTAAATTGGCACGTCAGGAAGTATCAGAAATTGAAGCATGCCCTGATTGTTATGCTCATGGCAGAAACTTACCAAGACCACAACCAGCATGGTTTATTGAACCCTGTCGTCGTCCTCATCCACTTGTGTGGGCAAAGTTGAAAGGCTTCCCATTTTGGCCTGCTAAAGCTATGCCTCGAATCAATTCTCAAGGTTTTATTGATGTACGATTTTTTGGGGAACACGATCGAGCATGGGTTCCTCCGCGAGATTTATATCTATATTCCGAAAATCCACCTGCTCCATTACCGAGGAAGAGAAAATTAGATATGGTAGAGTGTGTTAAGGAAATTACTCGTCACTGTCGAAAGCTAGAACTTGCGTTTGGCCAATTTACATTTGCGCCTCCCAAAGTTCAATATAATCCGCATGATCCAATGCAAATAAAATTACTGTTACCAAATTATGATCCTCTTCATTCTAATAACTGTACATCACCGCAACTCTTGCTTCCAAAAAAGACGCCGCTTCTTAAAAAGCGGATCcatgtaaaaaataatttacaaacaAACACGGAAAAAGCAGACAATTCTGATactgaaaataaaatatcaaatgaaTTTAACGTAACTAACAAAGGaagcaaaattgaaaataaatcaTTTAAAGCAGTACAAGAATCTGATAACTTTCAGAAAACCGAGACGGTTACGATTACaagtaataatttaaatgaaccaagagaaagaaaaaggaaagtgaATGTGCAACCAGAAAAGAATATGTCAAAGTTCAAAGTAGTGATGAAAGAAGATATAAATACGCCAAGTACAAGTAAAACTAATACAAATAGTGCAAATGATGAGAAATGTGTCAGTAATCCAGTAAAATATGACGCGAAAGCACCAAATTCTATAATGTTGAAACAAGATATTAATCCTGAAAATGCAACAAACAATAATGCAAAATCTTTGGAGAATTCATTACAACAAGAGATAAAATCCCCGAAAAAGCATATAGCAAAAGACATTCACATATCCAAAAAACGAATTCCCTTTAAGGTGAACGTTATTAAAAGAAGTGTCAGCCAAAATGTAAATTTACAGAAGAATAATTGTAGAAACCACGAAAACACAGAAAAAGTTTACAAACCAAAGACTAGAATAGTCGATAAAATCAACGCTGAGAAAGctttaaaaattattacaacGGAACAAAATCAGAATATGGTAGAatcgacaattttgattaaacgTCAGAATGATTCAATGACATTGAAAGAAGGCTCTAAAAgtgataataatagtaatttaaCAGCATCGTCCATTTTAGTACAAACTAATAAAACATCACTTGATGTTGATATTAATGACGATATTGACATTAATAGAAAAAATGCTACAGATCAACCTGTCGGGTTACTTTTCGTAGCAAATGATGATAAATCTAATATCACGAAAAAGTGTACTGAGGAAACTACCGAGAATGAAAAAAAGAGCGATATTTCGGCTCATGTACAACAAATTTCCAGAGATTCGTTGAGAGCAAAAGATCAACAAGTAAAGGAAAATAGAGCTAAAAAATCATTTCCTAATAAACCTCGTAATTACCCGCAACATATTCCTCGTTCATCGACAAATACATTATCCAGTCCGATTGAGTCTACTGTTCATACGCCTACTCATCAGACTGAAAATTGTGTCGAGTACCAAATGTTGCCCCCAGAAGCAGGTCCTATTAGTGCCCGTTTATATCATGATGCTCAAGATTTAGCTACAAAAATGGCTAAATTAATGGAAGAGGCGTATAAAGAAGCAGCGCATGAGAATCAAAATTGTGAAAATCGCAATATGTCCGAAAATCATCAAGCGTCAGTTCATTTTTTAAGATTACAGATAGAACGAATGAGGTGGCAACACCAACAACAATTAACAGAATTAAAACACAACACTG aCAGAATATTAAGAGAAATGAAGGCAAGCTTAGAAGCTGAACGATTACGTGCTGTCGAAGAAACTCGTAGAGAAGCCGAAGAGGGGATGTTACGTTGTATCGAAGAAATCAAACGTAAACAGTGGTGTGCAATGTGTGGCAGAGAAGCATTATTTTACTGCTGTTGGAATACTGCATACTGTGATTATCCTTGCCAACAATCACATTGGTCAGTGCATATGAGAACATGCGCTCAACAACCTTCGTTCACTACTATTATTAGTTCTACTGCAAATTCAAATCAGCAACAG aatcataatatcaaaataaacagacttaCTAATAAGACATACGAATTGCCTTATGACAAACAGAATGAGATATCGTGA
- the LOC126919949 gene encoding tryptophan--tRNA ligase, mitochondrial isoform X2 encodes MVSKSDYPKRIFSGIQPTGNLHLGNYLGAIQKWVQLQESRENVIWSIVDMHSTTLPHDPKELNDNILKMTATLLACGIDPNKSILFQQSTVDTHAQLSWILGCLTTLARLARLPQFKEKSQTLKDIPLSLYIYPVLQSADILLYKATHVPVGQDQVQHIQLAQELAIKFNKRFGNTFPVPHSLVNENASQRIKSLRNPSKKMSKSDQNPNSRLDILDKPEVLATKIKKAVTDCTSKVTYEPETRPGVANLITIHSMLSGKSPNQICSEVEELDTGKYKLVVTDLVIEKLTPIREKFSRLIKEPVYLQEILKSGTERATDIASHCWCEVQNKIGFKNDILHENKSAQHIIHNI; translated from the exons ATG GTTTCCAAAAGTGACTATCCAAAGAGAATATTTTCGGGAATTCAACCAACTGGAAACTTGCATTTGGGGAATTATCTTGGAGCTATACAAAAATGGGTACAGTTACAAGAGAGCAGAGAAAATGTTATTTGGAGCATTGTAGATATGCACTCTACTACTTTACCGCAT GATCCGAAAGAATTAAATGATAACATACTTAAAATGACGGCAACATTACTAGCATGTGGTATTGATCCAAATAAGAGCATATTATTTCAACAATCTACTGTGGATACACACGCACAACTGTCCTGGATTTTGGGGTGTCTAACAACTTTAGCAAGACTAGCTCGCTTACCTCAATTCAAAGAGAAAAGTCAGACATTAAAAGATATCCCTCTAAGTTTATACATTTATCCTGTTCTACAAAGTGCTGATATATTGCTGTATAA AGCAACACATGTTCCAGTTGGACAAGATCAAGTTCAACACATTCAATTAGCACAAGAGTTAGCCATTAAATTCAATAAAAGATTTGGAAATACTTTTCCCGTGCCTCATTCTTTAGTTAATg AAAATGCAAGTCAACGTATAAAATCTCTTCGTAACCCTTCAAAGAAAATGTCAAAGTCTGACCAAAATCCAAACAGCAGATTAGATATACTAGATAAGCCAGAAGTATTGGCAACAAAAATAAAGAAGGCAGTTACTGATTGTACTTCGAAGGTAACTTATGAACCGGAAACACGGCCTGGTGTTGCAAATTTAATTACTATCCATTCCATGCTTAGTGGAAAATCACCAAATCAAATATGTTCTGAAGTAGAAGAACTAGATACTGGAAA ATATAAATTAGTGGTAACGGATTTGGTTATAGAAAAATTGACTCCTATTCGTGAAAAATTTTCAAGATTAATTAAGGAACCAGTTTATTTGCAAGAAATTTTGAAAAGCGGTACAGAAAGGGCAACAGATATAGCTAGTCATTGTTGGTGTGAAGTTCAAAATAAAATCGGTTTTAAAAATGACATTCTTCATGAAAATAAATCAGCACAACATATAATACACAATATATAA
- the LOC126919949 gene encoding tryptophan--tRNA ligase, mitochondrial isoform X1, which produces MFTRLKSVTTLRRNTFKCITMKEYSQKVSKSDYPKRIFSGIQPTGNLHLGNYLGAIQKWVQLQESRENVIWSIVDMHSTTLPHDPKELNDNILKMTATLLACGIDPNKSILFQQSTVDTHAQLSWILGCLTTLARLARLPQFKEKSQTLKDIPLSLYIYPVLQSADILLYKATHVPVGQDQVQHIQLAQELAIKFNKRFGNTFPVPHSLVNENASQRIKSLRNPSKKMSKSDQNPNSRLDILDKPEVLATKIKKAVTDCTSKVTYEPETRPGVANLITIHSMLSGKSPNQICSEVEELDTGKYKLVVTDLVIEKLTPIREKFSRLIKEPVYLQEILKSGTERATDIASHCWCEVQNKIGFKNDILHENKSAQHIIHNI; this is translated from the exons ATGTTCACGAGATTGAAAAGCGTTACCACGCTTCGAAGAAATACTTTCAAATGCATAACTATGAAAGAGTACAGTCAAAAg GTTTCCAAAAGTGACTATCCAAAGAGAATATTTTCGGGAATTCAACCAACTGGAAACTTGCATTTGGGGAATTATCTTGGAGCTATACAAAAATGGGTACAGTTACAAGAGAGCAGAGAAAATGTTATTTGGAGCATTGTAGATATGCACTCTACTACTTTACCGCAT GATCCGAAAGAATTAAATGATAACATACTTAAAATGACGGCAACATTACTAGCATGTGGTATTGATCCAAATAAGAGCATATTATTTCAACAATCTACTGTGGATACACACGCACAACTGTCCTGGATTTTGGGGTGTCTAACAACTTTAGCAAGACTAGCTCGCTTACCTCAATTCAAAGAGAAAAGTCAGACATTAAAAGATATCCCTCTAAGTTTATACATTTATCCTGTTCTACAAAGTGCTGATATATTGCTGTATAA AGCAACACATGTTCCAGTTGGACAAGATCAAGTTCAACACATTCAATTAGCACAAGAGTTAGCCATTAAATTCAATAAAAGATTTGGAAATACTTTTCCCGTGCCTCATTCTTTAGTTAATg AAAATGCAAGTCAACGTATAAAATCTCTTCGTAACCCTTCAAAGAAAATGTCAAAGTCTGACCAAAATCCAAACAGCAGATTAGATATACTAGATAAGCCAGAAGTATTGGCAACAAAAATAAAGAAGGCAGTTACTGATTGTACTTCGAAGGTAACTTATGAACCGGAAACACGGCCTGGTGTTGCAAATTTAATTACTATCCATTCCATGCTTAGTGGAAAATCACCAAATCAAATATGTTCTGAAGTAGAAGAACTAGATACTGGAAA ATATAAATTAGTGGTAACGGATTTGGTTATAGAAAAATTGACTCCTATTCGTGAAAAATTTTCAAGATTAATTAAGGAACCAGTTTATTTGCAAGAAATTTTGAAAAGCGGTACAGAAAGGGCAACAGATATAGCTAGTCATTGTTGGTGTGAAGTTCAAAATAAAATCGGTTTTAAAAATGACATTCTTCATGAAAATAAATCAGCACAACATATAATACACAATATATAA
- the LOC126919927 gene encoding protein kinase C-binding protein 1 isoform X2, which produces MTSVEAQKDLTGSSHLQNSITNESQEENSQSTNVQKGHNLIDNINKETNKVAIADTKDDIKDAQDITNSDQKESKNEEVIILENIKKEVKCNINKIERRQNTGKLDTISSVSDNDFKSSKNENVKETVFKSGNNLKRTRRNVSTQETDVSPDENNLRNKRKKRNTNDKFCWRCHKESVEAHCSACPRSWHRKCIGMQQSIIQNWICGECAAILQAENAETRSTAMAQLSVDQLCLLLKHVVDRMREYPGSEPFWKPVELSEAPNYLDYVVKPMDLSLLESNVRAKLYGSTDAFMADAKWIQHNCIVFNTCGGVYTDTSKLTNAAKQIIKLARQEVSEIEACPDCYAHGRNLPRPQPAWFIEPCRRPHPLVWAKLKGFPFWPAKAMPRINSQGFIDVRFFGEHDRAWVPPRDLYLYSENPPAPLPRKRKLDMVECVKEITRHCRKLELAFGQFTFAPPKVQYNPHDPMQIKLLLPNYDPLHSNNCTSPQLLLPKKTPLLKKRIHVKNNLQTNTEKADNSDTENKISNEFNVTNKGSKIENKSFKAVQESDNFQKTETVTITSNNLNEPRERKRKVNVQPEKNMSKFKVVMKEDINTPSTSKTNTNSANDEKCVSNPVKYDAKAPNSIMLKQDINPENATNNNAKSLENSLQQEIKSPKKHIAKDIHISKKRIPFKVNVIKRSVSQNVNLQKNNCRNHENTEKVYKPKTRIVDKINAEKALKIITTEQNQNMVESTILIKRQNDSMTLKEGSKSDNNSNLTASSILVQTNKTSLDVDINDDIDINRKNATDQPVGLLFVANDDKSNITKKCTEETTENEKKSDISAHVQQISRDSLRAKDQQVKENRAKKSFPNKPRNYPQHIPRSSTNTLSSPIESTVHTPTHQTENCVEYQMLPPEAGPISARLYHDAQDLATKMAKLMEEAYKEAAHENQNCENRNMSENHQASVHFLRLQIERMRWQHQQQLTELKHNTDRILREMKASLEAERLRAVEETRREAEEGMLRCIEEIKRKQWCAMCGREALFYCCWNTAYCDYPCQQSHWSVHMRTCAQQPSFTTIISSTANSNQQQVMPRLIINTQHVASNMWRA; this is translated from the exons ATGACATCGGTGGAGGCGCAGAAAGATCTTACAGGTTCCTCGCATCTACAAAATTCAATTACAAATGAATCACAAGAAGAAAATTCACAATCAACAAATGTCCAAAAAGGACATAATCTAATTGATAACATTAACAAGGAAACAAATAAAGTTGCCATTGCAGATACAAAGGACGACATTAAAGATGCACAGGATATTACAAATTCTGATCAAAAGGAAAGTAAAAATGAGGAAGTGATCATTTTAGAAAACATTAAGAAAGAagtaaaatgtaatataaataaaatagaacgtAGGCAGAATACAGGGAAGTTGGATACAATTTCTTCTGTTTCTGACAATGACTTTAAGTCAAgtaaaaatgaaaatgtaaaagAAACTGTGTTTAAAAGtggaaataatttaaaaaggACACGACGAAATGTTAG TACACAAGAGACGGATGTTTCTCCagacgaaaataatttgagaaACAAGCGAAAAAAGAGGAATACAAATGATAAATTCTGTTGGCGATGTCACAAGGAATCTGTAGAAGCACATTGCAGTGCTTGCCCTAGATCATGGCATCGAAAATGTATAGGAATGCAACAGTCGATTATTCAAAATTGGATATGTGGGGAATGTGCAGCTATTTTACAGGCAGAAAATGCAGAAACACGTTCTACAGCTATGGCACAACTATCTGTTGACCAATTATGTTTATTACTGAAACATGTAGTCGACAGAATGAGAGAATATCCTGGT TCAGAACCATTTTGGAAACCAGTGGAACTTTCTGAGGCTCCAAATTATTTAGATTATGTGGTAAAGCCAATGGATCTGAGCCTTTTAGAATCGAATGTTCGGGCCAAATTATATGGTAGTACAGACGCATTCATGGCTGATGCCAAATGGATACAACACAACTGTATTGTATTCAACACAT gTGGTGGTGTATACACAGATACATCTAAATTAACGAATGCCGCGAAACAGATTATTAAATTGGCACGTCAGGAAGTATCAGAAATTGAAGCATGCCCTGATTGTTATGCTCATGGCAGAAACTTACCAAGACCACAACCAGCATGGTTTATTGAACCCTGTCGTCGTCCTCATCCACTTGTGTGGGCAAAGTTGAAAGGCTTCCCATTTTGGCCTGCTAAAGCTATGCCTCGAATCAATTCTCAAGGTTTTATTGATGTACGATTTTTTGGGGAACACGATCGAGCATGGGTTCCTCCGCGAGATTTATATCTATATTCCGAAAATCCACCTGCTCCATTACCGAGGAAGAGAAAATTAGATATGGTAGAGTGTGTTAAGGAAATTACTCGTCACTGTCGAAAGCTAGAACTTGCGTTTGGCCAATTTACATTTGCGCCTCCCAAAGTTCAATATAATCCGCATGATCCAATGCAAATAAAATTACTGTTACCAAATTATGATCCTCTTCATTCTAATAACTGTACATCACCGCAACTCTTGCTTCCAAAAAAGACGCCGCTTCTTAAAAAGCGGATCcatgtaaaaaataatttacaaacaAACACGGAAAAAGCAGACAATTCTGATactgaaaataaaatatcaaatgaaTTTAACGTAACTAACAAAGGaagcaaaattgaaaataaatcaTTTAAAGCAGTACAAGAATCTGATAACTTTCAGAAAACCGAGACGGTTACGATTACaagtaataatttaaatgaaccaagagaaagaaaaaggaaagtgaATGTGCAACCAGAAAAGAATATGTCAAAGTTCAAAGTAGTGATGAAAGAAGATATAAATACGCCAAGTACAAGTAAAACTAATACAAATAGTGCAAATGATGAGAAATGTGTCAGTAATCCAGTAAAATATGACGCGAAAGCACCAAATTCTATAATGTTGAAACAAGATATTAATCCTGAAAATGCAACAAACAATAATGCAAAATCTTTGGAGAATTCATTACAACAAGAGATAAAATCCCCGAAAAAGCATATAGCAAAAGACATTCACATATCCAAAAAACGAATTCCCTTTAAGGTGAACGTTATTAAAAGAAGTGTCAGCCAAAATGTAAATTTACAGAAGAATAATTGTAGAAACCACGAAAACACAGAAAAAGTTTACAAACCAAAGACTAGAATAGTCGATAAAATCAACGCTGAGAAAGctttaaaaattattacaacGGAACAAAATCAGAATATGGTAGAatcgacaattttgattaaacgTCAGAATGATTCAATGACATTGAAAGAAGGCTCTAAAAgtgataataatagtaatttaaCAGCATCGTCCATTTTAGTACAAACTAATAAAACATCACTTGATGTTGATATTAATGACGATATTGACATTAATAGAAAAAATGCTACAGATCAACCTGTCGGGTTACTTTTCGTAGCAAATGATGATAAATCTAATATCACGAAAAAGTGTACTGAGGAAACTACCGAGAATGAAAAAAAGAGCGATATTTCGGCTCATGTACAACAAATTTCCAGAGATTCGTTGAGAGCAAAAGATCAACAAGTAAAGGAAAATAGAGCTAAAAAATCATTTCCTAATAAACCTCGTAATTACCCGCAACATATTCCTCGTTCATCGACAAATACATTATCCAGTCCGATTGAGTCTACTGTTCATACGCCTACTCATCAGACTGAAAATTGTGTCGAGTACCAAATGTTGCCCCCAGAAGCAGGTCCTATTAGTGCCCGTTTATATCATGATGCTCAAGATTTAGCTACAAAAATGGCTAAATTAATGGAAGAGGCGTATAAAGAAGCAGCGCATGAGAATCAAAATTGTGAAAATCGCAATATGTCCGAAAATCATCAAGCGTCAGTTCATTTTTTAAGATTACAGATAGAACGAATGAGGTGGCAACACCAACAACAATTAACAGAATTAAAACACAACACTG aCAGAATATTAAGAGAAATGAAGGCAAGCTTAGAAGCTGAACGATTACGTGCTGTCGAAGAAACTCGTAGAGAAGCCGAAGAGGGGATGTTACGTTGTATCGAAGAAATCAAACGTAAACAGTGGTGTGCAATGTGTGGCAGAGAAGCATTATTTTACTGCTGTTGGAATACTGCATACTGTGATTATCCTTGCCAACAATCACATTGGTCAGTGCATATGAGAACATGCGCTCAACAACCTTCGTTCACTACTATTATTAGTTCTACTGCAAATTCAAATCAGCAACAGGTGATGCCCAGACTTATAATAAATACACAGCATGTGGCATCAAACATGTGGAGGGCCTAG